The genomic window GATCTTCAAGTACAAGGATTGGGCCGAAGGCGGGCTCGAGCGGATCGGCGAGTACACGCTGTATCCGGGAAGTCCAAGCGCGTTCGCCGCCCTGATCGTCGTCCCTGTCGGCCTCTGGCTCGGCTGCCTGCTGGCGCGGCAGGCAGCAGGCCACCCGCGTACGGCTCTGGCCACGGCGGTGACGGCCTGTCTGGCGCTCTGGGTGCTCGGGCCCTTCGCCGGCTGATCCCTCTTGACATTGTCCCTAAAACCGTCTAGTTTCCTGTCGATACCTATTTCGAACGGACGTTCGAACGGGAGTCGATGATGCCCCTCGAAACCACACGCCAGCGACCTCCCGCCTACGACAGGAAGCGGCTTCAAGTTCTGACTGCGGCGGCACGGGTCTTCAGTTCGGTGGGTTACGACAAGGCCTCGATGAGGCGTGTCGCGGCGGAGGCCCAGTCCAGCCTCGCCGGGATCTACCACTACATTGCGAGCAAGGAAGAGCTTCTCTACTCGATCCAGCTCCACACCTTCGATTCGTTGCTCCGGGGCCTGCAGAACAGCCTCGAAGGGATCGTCGATCCGCGACAGCGCCTCGGTGCGGTCGTTCGCAATCACGTCCGCCATTTCGGCGAGAACATGCCCGAGCTCAGGATCTGTGCCCGCGAGCTCGAGACCCTCGACGGCAAAGCCTACGACGAGGTCCACGATCGTCGGCGTTCCTACTTCGAAGCCGTTCACGATCTCGTCAAGGAGCTCCGACCACGACGTGACGCCCCCCTCCGATCGTGGCTCGCCACGGCGAACCTGTTCGGCATGCTCAACTGGTT from bacterium includes these protein-coding regions:
- a CDS encoding TetR/AcrR family transcriptional regulator, coding for MPLETTRQRPPAYDRKRLQVLTAAARVFSSVGYDKASMRRVAAEAQSSLAGIYHYIASKEELLYSIQLHTFDSLLRGLQNSLEGIVDPRQRLGAVVRNHVRHFGENMPELRICARELETLDGKAYDEVHDRRRSYFEAVHDLVKELRPRRDAPLRSWLATANLFGMLNWFYQWYDAERTRVSLDDLAAQQTALFLDGYTASASNDDSGGNE